DNA from Polaribacter sp. NJDZ03:
AGTTGGTGCTTTTTCTAATTGCATATTTATAATAATGAAGCACCAGTTCCATTCTCATCAGCATAAGAAATTACACCATTGTGTATGGTAATTCCTTTGGCAATATCTTTTTTTAACAACAAACCACCATCCATATCTACATAATCTAAAAGCGGTAATAAATGTGCAATTGCAGAAATACCTACGGTAGATTCCGTCATGCAACCAACCATTGTTTTTAAACCTAACTCTTTTGCTTTTTCTAACATTCTTTTACCTGGTGTTAGTCCTCCACATTTTGTCAACTTTACATTTACACCATGAAACAAACCAAAACATTTTTCTACATCACTTTCTACAATACAACTTTCATCTGCTATGATTGGTAAAGCAGAATTTTTGAATAATATTTTAGCCCCTTCAATATCATTTGCTTTTAAAGGTTGCTCTAAAAACTCTACACCTAATTCTTTTAATTTAAAAGAGTTTTCTATTGCTTGATCTGCTGTCCAACCACAATTGGCGTCAATTCTAAAAATTGCATCAGAATGTTTTCTTAATTCAGTTACTATTTCAATATCATTTTTAGTCCCTAATTTTATTTTATAAATTGGCCAAGGAAGTTCTTTCATCTTCGCTACCATTTTTTCAACAGAATCGATACCAATAGTATAA
Protein-coding regions in this window:
- a CDS encoding dipeptide epimerase encodes the protein MKIKLHSYNLQLKHTFTISRESHDFQPSLVVELISDGFSGFGEATSNPYYNITVTNMKAIIQENLAFIESLSGEKPADFWRKLQPLFAKNMFALCALDMAFNDLYARKQNKKLYEIWGLNIGKNPMTDYTIGIDSVEKMVAKMKELPWPIYKIKLGTKNDIEIVTELRKHSDAIFRIDANCGWTADQAIENSFKLKELGVEFLEQPLKANDIEGAKILFKNSALPIIADESCIVESDVEKCFGLFHGVNVKLTKCGGLTPGKRMLEKAKELGLKTMVGCMTESTVGISAIAHLLPLLDYVDMDGGLLLKKDIAKGITIHNGVISYADENGTGASLL